One window from the genome of Drosophila albomicans strain 15112-1751.03 chromosome 2L, ASM965048v2, whole genome shotgun sequence encodes:
- the LOC117564848 gene encoding LOW QUALITY PROTEIN: alpha-N-acetylgalactosaminidase (The sequence of the model RefSeq protein was modified relative to this genomic sequence to represent the inferred CDS: deleted 1 base in 1 codon): MHAINSEMLNQIIYIYLISSLSAVCYCLENGLARTPPMGWLSWERFRCNTDCTNDPYNCISERLFQVMADLLVSEGYASAGYEYVNIDDCWLEKHRGPAGQLLSDHKRFPNGMKALSDYIHARGLKFGIYEDYGNYTCAGYPGIIGYEESDAIQFAAWNVDYVKLDGCYAQPYDMDRGYSEFGRYLNSTGKPMVYSCSWPVYQIYAGIQPNFSAIQSHCNLWRNYDDIQDSWASVENIIDYYGNNQDIIAPNAGPGHWNDPDMLIIGNFGLSYEQAKTQFAVWAILAAPLLMSVDLRTIRPEFKDILLNRKIIAVDQDPLGIQGRRIYKHKGIEIWSKPISPVYQIYYSYAIAFINRRTDGTPSDISVTLKELGLINLSGYRVEDLYENVDYGILYPHTKIKVKVNPSGVVMLKAETQYLKNV, encoded by the exons ATGCATGCAATAAACTCAGAG ATGTTGAATCAGattatatatatctatctTATAAGCAGCCTTAGTGCAGTTTGTTACTGCCTAGAAAATGGCTTGGCAAGGACTCCTCCCATGGGCTGGTTGTCCTGGGAGCGTTTTCGCTGCAACACCGACTGCACAAATGATCCCTACAATTGTATAAG TGAAAGGCTCTTTCAAGTCATGGCTGATCTGCTGGTTTCCGAAGGATACGCTTCGGCTGGATATGAATATGTTAATATCGATGATTGTTGGCTGGAAAAGCATCGAGGTCCTGCAGGACAGTTGCTGTCTGATCACAAACGATTTCCGAATGGCATGAAGGCGCTATCCGATTAT ATACATGCCCGAGGACTAAAGTTCGGAATATACGAGGATTACGGTAACTATACGTGTGCAGGTTATCCAGGAATTATTGGCTACGAGGAATCCGATGCA ATTCAGTTCGCTGCTTGGAATGTCGACTACGTAAAGTTGGATGGATGCTATGCTCAACCCTATGATATGGATCGGGGTTACTCGGAATTCGGCCGATATTTGAATAGCACAGGAAAACCCATGGTTTATTCCTGTAGCTGGCCTGTTTATCAGATCTATGCGGGTATTCAGCCCAACTTCTCAGCCATTCAAAGTCACTGCAATCTATGGAGGAACTATGATGATATTCAGGACTCTTGGGCATCGGTTGAGAATATTATCGACTACTATGGCAATAATCAGGATATAATTGCGCCTAATGCGGGTCCTGGTCACTGGAACGATCCTGACATG TTAATAATTGGAAATTTTGGGCTCAGCTACGAACAGGCAAAAACTCAATTTGCTGTCTGGGCAATTCTCGCAGCGCCGCTTTTAATGTCTGTCGATCTGAGAACAATTCGTCCTGAATTTAAGGATATTTTGCTGAATCGAAAAATAATTGCTGTCGATCAAGATCCGTTGGGAATTCAAGGACGCAGAATTTACAAGCACAAAGGCATCGAAATTTGGTCAAAGCCCATCAGTCCagtttatcaaatatattacTCCTATGCAATTGCATTCATCAATCGGAGAACGGATGGAACCCCTTCCGATATCTCTGTGACTTTGAAGGAATTGGGATTGATAAACTTGTCGGGATACAGAGTTGAG GATCTATACGAAAATGTGGACTATGGAATATTATATCCGCATACTAAAATCAAGGTGAAGGTGAATCCGTCTGGCGTCGTTATGTTGAAAGCTGAAACCCAATACCTTAAAAATGTGTAA
- the LOC117564849 gene encoding stress-activated protein kinase JNK, with protein sequence MATQHHYTVEVGDTNFTILSRYIKLRPIGSGAQGIVCAAYDTITEQHVAIKKLSRPFQNVTHAKRAYREFKLMKLVNHKNIIGLLNAFTPQRNLEEFQDVYLVMELMDANLCQVIQMDLDHDRMSYLLYQMLCGIKHLHSAGIIHRDLKPSNIVVKADCTLKILDFGLARTAGTTFMMTPYVVTRYYRAPEVILGMGYTENVDIWSVGCIMGEMIRGGVLFPGTDHIDQWNKIIEQLGTPSPNFMQRLQPTVRNYVENRPRYTGYSFDRLFPDGLFPTDNNQNSRRKAAEARDLLSKMLVIDPELRISVDKALKHEYINVWYDAEEVDAPAPEPYDHSVDEREHTVEQWKELIYEEVMDYEAHNTSNITR encoded by the exons ATGGCCACCCAGCATCATTATACCGTTGAAGTCGGTGATACCAATTTCACAATCCTCAGTCGGTACATTAAGTTAAGGCCAATTGGATCTGGAGCCCAAGGAATCGTTTG TGCTGCTTACGATACGATTACCGAACAACACGTCGCAATTAAAAAGTTATCTCGACCATTCCAAAATGTGACGCATGCTAAGAGAGCTTATAGAGAGTTCAAGCTAATGAAACTTGTGAATCACAagaat ATTATCGGTTTGCTTAACGCGTTCACGCCTCAGCGCAATTTAGAGGAATTCCAAGATGTTTATCTTGTAATGGAGCTGATGGATGCTAATCTATGCCAAGTGATTCAAATGGATTTGGATCATGATCGAATGTCGTATTTGCTTTATCAAATGCTATGCGGAATCAAGCATTTGCATTCCGCTGGAATTATACATAGA GATTTAAAACCTTCCAATATAGTTGTTAAGGCCGACTGTACTCTAAAGATTCTTGATTTTGGACTTGCGCGCACAGCGGGTACTACATTTATGATGACTCCATACGTGGTTACCAGATACTACAGAGCTCCAGAGGTTATCTTGGGAATGGGCTATACCGAGAATGTGGACATTTGGTCTGTTGGTTGCATTATGGGTGAAATGATTCGCGGTGGTGTACTCTTCCCCGGTACTGATCATATTGATCAGTGGAATAAGATAATTG AGCAACTGGGTACACCATCGCCAAACTTTATGCAGAGGCTGCAGCCAACTGTACGCAATTATGTTGAAAATCGTCCAAGATACACTGGATATTCGTTCGATAGGCTATTTCCTGATGGCCTGTTTCCTACTGATAATAATCAAAACAGTCGAAGGAAGGCAGCTGAGGCCAGGGATCTACTTAGTAAGATGCTAGTCATTGATCCAGAGCTGCGAATATCCGTGGACAAAGCTTTAAAGCATGAGTACATTAATGTGTGGTACGATGCTGAAGAGGTTGATGCT CCTGCTCCAGAGCCATATGATCATAGCGTTGATGAAAGGGAGCACACAGTCGAGCAATGGAAGGAGTTAATTTATGAGGAAGTAATGGACTATGAAGCACACAATACAAGTAATATTACCCGGTAG
- the LOC117565247 gene encoding probable elongation factor 1-delta isoform X1 → MRVEALEKVWVDKARYDNAEKLYYEKLSDVAKPNSCSLVTEIAKAREHLQNTLEKIDGIKVEPCANTEVLSRLAALEATTKEYQGIFQAILSRVSQLENQLSSNKVNSSAPVSNADANAKVSAKADDDDDDVDLFGSDSDEEDEEHARIREERLTKYAEKKATKTAIIAKSSILLDVKPWDDEIDLKVMEAEIRKITLDGLLWGASKFVPVAFGIQKVVISCVVEDEKVSIDWLTEEIEKIEELVQSVDIAAFNKI, encoded by the exons atgcgcGTGGAAGCTTTGGAAAAAGTCTGGGTGGATAAGGCCCGCTACGATAATGCAGAAAAACTGTACTATGAAAAGTTATCCGAC GTCGCGAAGCCAAATAGCTGCAGTTTAGTAACAGAAATTGCAAAAGCCAGGGAGCACTTACAAAATACTTTGGAAAAG atTGATGGCATCAAAGTCGAACCATGCGCGAACACTGAAGTTTTGAGCCGACTTGCAGCTCTGGAAGCGACTACCAAGGAATATCAGGGAATATTCCAGGCCATCTTAAGTCGTGTCTCCCAATTAGAGAACCAACTGTCAAGTAACAAAGTCAACTCTTCCGCCCCCGTCTCTAATGCTGATGCCAATGCTAAAGTCAGTGCAAAGgctgatgacgatgatgatgatgtagACTTGTTCGGCTCAGATAGCGATGAAGAAGACGAAGAGCATGCTCGAATTCGCGAAGAACGCTTGACCAAATATGCCGAGAAGAAGGCAACTAAAACCGCAATTATTGCCAAGTCAAGCATACTGCTAGATGTAAAGCCATGGGACGATGAAATCGACCTAAAGGTTATGGAAGCCGAGATTCGCAAAATTACTCTAGATGGCTTGCTTTGGGGAGCCTCGAAATTTGTGCCGGTTGCCTTTGGTATTCAAAAGGTAGTCATCTCATGCGTTGTGGAGGATGAGAAGGTTTCCATTGACTGGCTTACCGAAGAAATTGAGAAAATTGAAGAGTTAGTGCAGAGCGTTGATATTGCTGCATTTAACAAAATCTAA
- the LOC117565247 gene encoding probable elongation factor 1-delta isoform X2, giving the protein MRVEALEKVWVDKARYDNAEKLYYEKLSDIDGIKVEPCANTEVLSRLAALEATTKEYQGIFQAILSRVSQLENQLSSNKVNSSAPVSNADANAKVSAKADDDDDDVDLFGSDSDEEDEEHARIREERLTKYAEKKATKTAIIAKSSILLDVKPWDDEIDLKVMEAEIRKITLDGLLWGASKFVPVAFGIQKVVISCVVEDEKVSIDWLTEEIEKIEELVQSVDIAAFNKI; this is encoded by the exons atgcgcGTGGAAGCTTTGGAAAAAGTCTGGGTGGATAAGGCCCGCTACGATAATGCAGAAAAACTGTACTATGAAAAGTTATCCGAC atTGATGGCATCAAAGTCGAACCATGCGCGAACACTGAAGTTTTGAGCCGACTTGCAGCTCTGGAAGCGACTACCAAGGAATATCAGGGAATATTCCAGGCCATCTTAAGTCGTGTCTCCCAATTAGAGAACCAACTGTCAAGTAACAAAGTCAACTCTTCCGCCCCCGTCTCTAATGCTGATGCCAATGCTAAAGTCAGTGCAAAGgctgatgacgatgatgatgatgtagACTTGTTCGGCTCAGATAGCGATGAAGAAGACGAAGAGCATGCTCGAATTCGCGAAGAACGCTTGACCAAATATGCCGAGAAGAAGGCAACTAAAACCGCAATTATTGCCAAGTCAAGCATACTGCTAGATGTAAAGCCATGGGACGATGAAATCGACCTAAAGGTTATGGAAGCCGAGATTCGCAAAATTACTCTAGATGGCTTGCTTTGGGGAGCCTCGAAATTTGTGCCGGTTGCCTTTGGTATTCAAAAGGTAGTCATCTCATGCGTTGTGGAGGATGAGAAGGTTTCCATTGACTGGCTTACCGAAGAAATTGAGAAAATTGAAGAGTTAGTGCAGAGCGTTGATATTGCTGCATTTAACAAAATCTAA
- the LOC117565241 gene encoding dolichyl-diphosphooligosaccharide--protein glycosyltransferase subunit 1, which yields MKKMELSRIIYCVALTYLCFSAANAEIINKNVERVLDLSSQLVKTTYKITAEETTGKPIKEYVFIVTEPNLSYISAKDGLNKKVEVQKIQEGGASNVFSYKLTFSSPSSKQSIVIETVSTKNILPHPSEIKQNDKQLVKFVGKLYLYSKYSTSTQKTNVILSSSNILSHTQVKPFSVSSNKVFFGPYENIGAQSEDELVLHYENQTPFLTVNTLERTIEVSHWGNIAVKEDIQLTHSGAKLKGSFSRYDFQKDGRSGQSAVKSYKTYLPASANGVYYRDTNGNISTSNMNLMRDFVDLDLRPRFPLFGGWKTQYTLGYNVPSYEYLYSSGNKYMLKMHLIDHIHDNMLIDEAVVNIILPEGSTNIELITPYSVKRHQNDLMYTYLDTVGRPVISFSKQNLVENHISDFTLKYSFSKVSLLQEPLLVIGFIYIIFLFTIVFLRLDLSITSHSHKD from the exons ATGAAGAAAATGGAATTAAGTCGGATAATTTATTGTGTAgcattaacatatttatgttttagtgCAGCGAATgctgaaattattaataagaatGTAGAACGAGTCCTCGATTTGTCGTCCCAACTCGTCAAGACGACATATAAAATCACCGCCGAGGAGACTACCGGCAAACCCATAAAGGAGTATGTGTTTATTGTCACCGAGCCAAATCTGTCGTATATTTCGGCAAAGGATGGattgaacaaaaaagttgAAGTACAAAAGATACAAGAAGGTGGTGCAAGCAATGTGTTTTCCTACAAACTAACATTCAGCTCACCCTCTTCGAAGCAAAGCATTGTCATCGAAACAGTCTccaccaaaaatatactgccACATCCATcggaaattaaacaaaacgaTAAACAATTGGTGAAGTTTGTTGGCAAGCTTTATCTCTACTCGAAATATTCGACAAGTACCCAGAAGACCAACGTTATTCTTAGTTCGTCCAACATACTGTCGCATACTCAGGTCAAACCGTTCTCAGTATCGTCCAATAAAGTCTTCTTTGGACCCTATGAAAATATTGGAG CACAATCGGAGGATGAACTGGTGCTGCACTATGAAAATCAAACGCCTTTCCTCACAGTCAATACTTTGGAACGCACAATCGAAGTATCACACTGGGGCAATATTGCTGTTAAGGAAGATATTCAATTGACGCATTCTGGAGCTAAACTGAAGGGTTCGTTCTCTCGCTACGATTTCCAAAAGGACGGCCGCTCAGGACAATCTGCTGTTAAGTCTTACAAAACCTATTTGCCAGCATCGGCCAATGGTGTTTACTATCGCGATACAAATGGCAACATTTCTACCTCTAACATGAATCTTATGCGCGACTTTGTTGATCTTGATCTTCGTCCAAGATTCCCATTGTTCGGTGGCTGGAAAACACAGTATACTCTTGGCTATAATGTGCCCTCCTATGAGTACCTGTACAGTTCAGGCAACAAATATATGCTGAAGATGCATCTCATCGATCATATCCATGACAATATGTTGATCGATGAAGCTGTTGTCAACATCATTCTACCCGAGGGATCCACAAATATTGAGCTCATAACGCCATACAGCGTAAAACGTCACCAAAATGATCTGATGTACACCTATTTGGATACCGTCGGACGTCCTGTTATCTCATTTTCGAAACAAAATTTGGTGGAAAATCACATTTCTGATTTCACTCTGAAGTACTCATTCTCAAAGGTATCCTTGCTGCAAGAGCCCTTGTTAGTTATTGGCTTCATTTACATCATCTTTTTATTCACCATTGTTTTCTTGCGATTAGATTTGTCGATTACATCTCATTCCCATAAAGATTAG
- the LOC117565239 gene encoding uncharacterized protein LOC117565239 isoform X2: MDDTDKSQQNMISNLPLLFANGYPTSLDKITESQLENFIPFMVQCSLGHINLPKKIDCSEPEWWPENAPFGIPLKKPKNFYGNWIEKMKEIVVICYQFHKSLFLLRFCNDLAAYEHASLRFINNYNSTTSLYDRRNNKLLVTFRNENMSYDRMLKGRKCLLLHKSKNDTHDDNTQYMMVEPAPFDIYLCDNCDAELYSKEAILEHEKICNIEDDVILCDSPEPERKLESKNENTELRNAFLLNFALQSKESDHNFVKQKQGGGAGSCNEEMVVVTTSKNKRISARRNRAVPSLNRCAFIPISSPAGQKLLKTMKQTISLEYVSERQERLDRFCYTPLVVNNKNNCKYGKPFEKKPTPSNVHITFKKLHENSAHIYAFPRRQFQQRRDTTQNFLFLNSPLIKQCRPISVRLKKLGENIGEQLLPGTVTNTKLNIRLTRDTSLNSQWRISPTSEVLVDTIDLCSSDDDDQCDQMAPPKILNSYAIISVSHKKDIAASQQHNHQLVENAECTTLSSYAQTIDDNSLKPLQQSVYIFSNYKTNSVLNRFSLEPKQNGSDKINQTSNTFAQSQNQENCNLPKKVVAVSDWCAAHPTSTEKKDINQIISIDLTT, encoded by the exons ATGGACGACACGGACAAATCGCAGCAAAATATGATATCGAACCTACCTCTTTTGTTTGCAAATGGGTATCCAACTTCCTTAGACAAGATCACCGAGTCTCAGTTGGAAAATTTCATACCATTTATGGTTCAATGCTCTTTGGGTCATATTAATTTGCCGAAGAAAATAGACTGCAGCGAGCCGGAATGGTGGCCAGAAAATGCGCCGTTTGGAATACCACTCAAAAAGCCGAAAAACTTTTACGGA AATTGGATAGAAAAAATGAAGGAAATTGTTGTGATTTGTTATCAGTTTCACAAAAGCCTATTTTTATTACGTTTCTGTAATGATTTGGCCGCTTACGAGCATGCCAGCTTGAGGTTCattaacaactacaactcaACTACATCGCTTTATGATAGACGCAATAATAAACTGCTCGTAACGTTTCGCAATGAAAACATG TCTTATGATCGAATGCTAAAGGGTAGAAAATGCTTATTACTTCATAAAAGTAAAAACGATACTCATGATGACAACACACAATACATGATGGTCGAACCGGCTCCGTTCGATATTTATCTATGCGATAACTGTGATGCTGAACTATACTCCAAGGAAGCTATTCTG GAACATGAAAAAATCTGTAATATAGAGGACGATGTCATATTATGTGACTCTCCGGAACCAGAAAGAAAACTTGAAAGTAAAAATGAGAATACAGAATTAAGGAATGCATTTCTGCTTAATTTTGCTCTTCAATCAAAAGAATCCGatcataattttgtaaaacaaaaacaaggaggaggagcaggcTCATGCAATGAAGAAATGGTTGTGGTtacaacaagcaaaaataaacGCATATCAGCACGAAGGAATCGAGCTGTGCCTTCCCTCAATCGATGTGCATTTATCCCAATATCGTCTCCAGCTGGACAAAAATTACTGAAGACAATGAAACAGACAATATCGCTAGAGTATGTGTCTGAGCGGCAAGAGCGTTTGGATCGTTTTTGCTACACGCCGTTAGttgtaaataataagaataactGCAAGTATGGGAAACCATTTGAGAAGAAGCCAACGCCAAGTAATGTGCACATTACATTCAAGAAATTGCATGAGAATAGCGCGCACATTTATGCATTTCCTCGTCGACAGTTTCAGCAACGGCGAGATACTACGCAAAACTTCTTGTTTCTCAATTCGCCGCTGATCAAGCAGTGCCGTCCAATCTCGGTTCGATTAAAAAAGTTGGGCGAGAACATTGGTGAGCAATTACTACCTGGAACTGTAACGAACACAAAACTTAATATTAGATTAACACGCGATACTTCACTGAATTCCCAATGGCGAATTTCGCCAACAAGCGAAGTTCTTGTCGATACGATTGATTTGTGTTCCTCGGACGATGATGATCAATGCGATCAAATGGCACCACCCAAAATCCTCAATTCGTATGCAATAATTTCTGTGTCGCATAAGAAAGATATCGCTGCCAGCCAACAACATAATCATCAATTGGTGGAAAACGCTGAATGCACAACCCTATCCAGTTATGCGCAAACAATAGATGACAACTCGCTGAAACCGCTGCAACAATCGGTCTACATATTCTCAAATTATAAGACTAATTCTGTATTGAACAGATTTAGTCTTGAACCGAAACAAAATGGTTCGGATAAAATTAATCAAACATCAAACACATTTGCGCAATCCCAGAACCAGGAGAATTGCAATTTGCCCAAGAAAGTGGTGGCCGTTTCGGACTGGTGTGCCGCCCATCCAACGAGTACTGAGAAAAAAGACATCAATCAAATAATTTCCATTGATTTAACAACATAA
- the LOC117565239 gene encoding uncharacterized protein LOC117565239 isoform X1: MFAMDDTDKSQQNMISNLPLLFANGYPTSLDKITESQLENFIPFMVQCSLGHINLPKKIDCSEPEWWPENAPFGIPLKKPKNFYGNWIEKMKEIVVICYQFHKSLFLLRFCNDLAAYEHASLRFINNYNSTTSLYDRRNNKLLVTFRNENMSYDRMLKGRKCLLLHKSKNDTHDDNTQYMMVEPAPFDIYLCDNCDAELYSKEAILEHEKICNIEDDVILCDSPEPERKLESKNENTELRNAFLLNFALQSKESDHNFVKQKQGGGAGSCNEEMVVVTTSKNKRISARRNRAVPSLNRCAFIPISSPAGQKLLKTMKQTISLEYVSERQERLDRFCYTPLVVNNKNNCKYGKPFEKKPTPSNVHITFKKLHENSAHIYAFPRRQFQQRRDTTQNFLFLNSPLIKQCRPISVRLKKLGENIGEQLLPGTVTNTKLNIRLTRDTSLNSQWRISPTSEVLVDTIDLCSSDDDDQCDQMAPPKILNSYAIISVSHKKDIAASQQHNHQLVENAECTTLSSYAQTIDDNSLKPLQQSVYIFSNYKTNSVLNRFSLEPKQNGSDKINQTSNTFAQSQNQENCNLPKKVVAVSDWCAAHPTSTEKKDINQIISIDLTT, encoded by the exons TTGCAATGGACGACACGGACAAATCGCAGCAAAATATGATATCGAACCTACCTCTTTTGTTTGCAAATGGGTATCCAACTTCCTTAGACAAGATCACCGAGTCTCAGTTGGAAAATTTCATACCATTTATGGTTCAATGCTCTTTGGGTCATATTAATTTGCCGAAGAAAATAGACTGCAGCGAGCCGGAATGGTGGCCAGAAAATGCGCCGTTTGGAATACCACTCAAAAAGCCGAAAAACTTTTACGGA AATTGGATAGAAAAAATGAAGGAAATTGTTGTGATTTGTTATCAGTTTCACAAAAGCCTATTTTTATTACGTTTCTGTAATGATTTGGCCGCTTACGAGCATGCCAGCTTGAGGTTCattaacaactacaactcaACTACATCGCTTTATGATAGACGCAATAATAAACTGCTCGTAACGTTTCGCAATGAAAACATG TCTTATGATCGAATGCTAAAGGGTAGAAAATGCTTATTACTTCATAAAAGTAAAAACGATACTCATGATGACAACACACAATACATGATGGTCGAACCGGCTCCGTTCGATATTTATCTATGCGATAACTGTGATGCTGAACTATACTCCAAGGAAGCTATTCTG GAACATGAAAAAATCTGTAATATAGAGGACGATGTCATATTATGTGACTCTCCGGAACCAGAAAGAAAACTTGAAAGTAAAAATGAGAATACAGAATTAAGGAATGCATTTCTGCTTAATTTTGCTCTTCAATCAAAAGAATCCGatcataattttgtaaaacaaaaacaaggaggaggagcaggcTCATGCAATGAAGAAATGGTTGTGGTtacaacaagcaaaaataaacGCATATCAGCACGAAGGAATCGAGCTGTGCCTTCCCTCAATCGATGTGCATTTATCCCAATATCGTCTCCAGCTGGACAAAAATTACTGAAGACAATGAAACAGACAATATCGCTAGAGTATGTGTCTGAGCGGCAAGAGCGTTTGGATCGTTTTTGCTACACGCCGTTAGttgtaaataataagaataactGCAAGTATGGGAAACCATTTGAGAAGAAGCCAACGCCAAGTAATGTGCACATTACATTCAAGAAATTGCATGAGAATAGCGCGCACATTTATGCATTTCCTCGTCGACAGTTTCAGCAACGGCGAGATACTACGCAAAACTTCTTGTTTCTCAATTCGCCGCTGATCAAGCAGTGCCGTCCAATCTCGGTTCGATTAAAAAAGTTGGGCGAGAACATTGGTGAGCAATTACTACCTGGAACTGTAACGAACACAAAACTTAATATTAGATTAACACGCGATACTTCACTGAATTCCCAATGGCGAATTTCGCCAACAAGCGAAGTTCTTGTCGATACGATTGATTTGTGTTCCTCGGACGATGATGATCAATGCGATCAAATGGCACCACCCAAAATCCTCAATTCGTATGCAATAATTTCTGTGTCGCATAAGAAAGATATCGCTGCCAGCCAACAACATAATCATCAATTGGTGGAAAACGCTGAATGCACAACCCTATCCAGTTATGCGCAAACAATAGATGACAACTCGCTGAAACCGCTGCAACAATCGGTCTACATATTCTCAAATTATAAGACTAATTCTGTATTGAACAGATTTAGTCTTGAACCGAAACAAAATGGTTCGGATAAAATTAATCAAACATCAAACACATTTGCGCAATCCCAGAACCAGGAGAATTGCAATTTGCCCAAGAAAGTGGTGGCCGTTTCGGACTGGTGTGCCGCCCATCCAACGAGTACTGAGAAAAAAGACATCAATCAAATAATTTCCATTGATTTAACAACATAA